The Gloeobacter violaceus PCC 7421 DNA window GGCGATGGACTGGAAACTGGTGGGCGTCACTTTTGGGGCCATTTTCCTGGCGGAGTTGGGGGATAAGACGCAGCTCGCCACATTTTTGATGACCGCCAAGTCGGGCTCGCCCTGGGCGGTGTTCTTGGGCTCTTCGCTGGCGCTGGTATTGGCGAGCCTGTTGGGGGTGCTGGCGGGCGCGTGGCTGAGCAAGCTTATTCCTCCCACCTACTTGCAATTGGGCGCAGCGGCGGGATTTGTAATCATCGGCTGCTTGATGTTCTACCAGGTCTGGCGCGGC harbors:
- a CDS encoding TMEM165/GDT1 family protein, which produces MDWKLVGVTFGAIFLAELGDKTQLATFLMTAKSGSPWAVFLGSSLALVLASLLGVLAGAWLSKLIPPTYLQLGAAAGFVIIGCLMFYQVWRGG